One window of the Kwoniella dejecticola CBS 10117 chromosome 3, complete sequence genome contains the following:
- a CDS encoding farnesyl-diphosphate farnesyltransferase: MELRAIINFAIWKDSRDIKAESEWVTTYYDRPTMKKCWEYLDLTSRSFARVIGELEGDLARTVCIFYVVLRALDTVEDDMTIPNSTKLPLLRSFHEKLYEKGWTFHESKEKDKIVLEEFNNIQEEFSTLKPEYQTIIADIAKKMGRGMADFAALATPEQPVAEVDSIADYDLYCHYVAGVVGEGLSRLFAASGKEREFIADQLTLSNSMGLLLQKTNIFRDIHEDVLEGRGFWPRAIWSKYGFNSMKELIDPARETEALWASSEMVLDALRHATDALDYMTLLKCQSVFNFVAIPAVMAIATLERTFMNPKILKENVKIRKGETVRLILKATNPRDVSYIFRDYARKIHAKVHKDDPNLLKLSIACGKIDQWAEHHYPSFINISGGGSGQASSAIDPTSNDARAALFVRLAKEAQEKMRREKSEKFMADLRARGVIKERSPEEEAAIKAKYEEMEKQSAPWLMIAGVILGVLALMAAMGAGVIWVIFKFYNDVSCPISDESYYNPSLS; the protein is encoded by the exons ATGGAGCTTCGTGCTATCATAAATTTCGCAATTTGGAAAGACTCGCGAGACATCAAAGCAGAGTCAGAATGGGTCACCACGTACTACGACAGACctacgatgaagaagtgttGGGAATATCTCGATCTGACCTCGAGGAGTTTCGCTAGAGTCATTGGTGAATTAGAAGGTGATTTGGCGCGAACA GTCTGTATATTCTATGTCGTACTGAGAGCGCTCGACACGGTGGAAGACGATATGACTATACCCAACTCGACCAAATTACCGCTCCTCAGATCGTTCCATGAAAAGCTCTATGAAAAAGGATGGACGTTCCATGAATCCAAGGAAAAGGACAAGATCGTCTTGGAGGAATTCAATAACATCCAGGAGGAATTTTCTACTCTCAAACCTGA ATACCAAACAATCATAGCTGATatcgccaagaagatggGTCGTGGAATGGCCGACTTCGCAGCGTTGGCTACTCCCGAACAACCAGTCGCCGAAGTCGACTCTATCGCAGATTACGATCTGTACTGCCATTACGTTGCCGGAGTTGTCGGTGAAGGATTATCAAGATTATTCGCTGCGTCAGGCAAAGAGCGGGAATTCATCGCCGATCAATTGACCCTGTCAAACTCCATGGGCTTACTATTGCAGAAGACCAACATCTTCAGGGATATTCACGAGGACGTGTTGGAAGGTAGAGGGTTTTGGCCAAGAGCTATCTGGTCGAAATACGGTTTCAACTCTATGAAGGAATTAATCGATCCGGCACGTGAGACAGAAGCTCTATGGGCATCTTCGGAGATGGTTTTAGATGCTTTGAGGCACGCTACGGATGCTTTGGATTATATGACCCTCCTCAAGTGTCAGAGCGTGTTCAACTTCGTGGCTATACCCGCTGTGATGGCGATTGCTACGCTGGAAAGGACTTTCATGAACCCCAAGatcttgaaggagaatgtgaagatcaggaaggGTGAAACAgtcaga CTTATACTCAAGGCTACCAATCCGAGAGACGTTTCGTATATCTTCAGAGATTACGCTAGAAAGATTCACGCGAAAGTACACAAAGATGATCCGAATCTGCTGAAACTCAGTATCGCCTgtggaaag ATTGACCAATGGGCTGAACACCATTATCCGtcattcatcaacatctcagGCGGAGGAAGCGGACAAGCTTCCTCGGCTATAGACCCGACATCCAATGATGCTCGAGCAGCACTGTTCGTGAGGCTAGCCAAAGAAGctcaggagaagatgagaagggagaaatcGGAGAAGTTCATGGCTGATCTCCGAGCTAGAGGGGTTATCAAAGAACGAAgtccggaagaagaggctgCTATCAAGGCCAAATACGAAGAAATGGAGAAACAGAGTGCACCATGGTTGATGATTGCCGGTGTAATCTTGGGAGTGTTGGCGTTGATGGCTGCCATGGGAGCTGGAGTGATTTGGGTCATCTTCAAGTTCTATAATGATGTGAGTTGCCCGATCAGCGATGAGTCGTATTACAATCcctctttgagctga